A portion of the Choristoneura fumiferana chromosome 6, NRCan_CFum_1, whole genome shotgun sequence genome contains these proteins:
- the LOC141429159 gene encoding uncharacterized protein isoform X2, which yields MNPEHHNINTGGGQPPGNSEQSQQTTNVTPTSSATDLRVNSAAVNVALSSVAKYWVFTNLFPGPIPQVSVYGLPTGTRIENGKPVQDIGQAHASILNGDPNIILGHHAGQSQVTVSAAQQLPQIIATQTQSHDLAHVQQQELASQQGSGTTQVTVSPGQTTHQVSNNRVEFVHHNIDMDHHLQQHIMQQQLMAATRPEHSNQQIQLTVSEDGIVTVVDPGGGKLVDKEELHEAIKMPSDHTLTVHQLQQIVGQQVLENVVRIEQATGEPANILVTQNPDGTTSIEASAADPLAVVKDEKSSKIETAHFALPAEIKDLKGIDLKSVGAMGMEGAVVKISAGASEHDMHAMYKVNVEDLSQLLAYHEVFGKLNTDGQPQAKVIGEVEVEAGTSAAMSAEESSPGHHACDICGKIFQFRYQLIVHRRYHGERKPFTCQVCGSAFANPVELSRHGKCHLAGDPADRTAKRLTQDKPYACTTCHKTFARKEHLDNHVRSHTGETPYRCQFCAKTFTRKEHMVNHVRKHTGETPHRCDICKKSFTRKEHFMNHVMWHTGETPHHCTICGKKYTRKEHLTNHMRSHTNDTPFRCELCGKSFTRKEHFTNHILWHTGETPHRCDFCSKTFTRKEHLLNHVRQHTGESPHRCNYCSKSFTRREHLVNHVRQHTGETPFQCGYCPKAFTRKDHLVNHVRQHTGESPHKCSFCTKSFTRKEHLTNHVRQHTGESPHRCTYCAKSFTRKEHLNNHVRQHTGETPHKCTFCPKAYSRKEHLNNHIRQHTGDAPHSCSYCNKSFSRKEHLVNHIRQHTGETPFKCTYCSKSFSRKEHLTNHVHLHTGETPHKCPFCTKTFSRKEHLTNHVRIHTGESPHRCEFCHKTFTRKEHLTNHLKQHTGDTPHACKVCSKPFTRKEHLVAHMRSHSCGERPFSCGECGKSFPLKGNLLFHERSHNKNGTGARPFRCDICSKDFMCKGHLASHRRTHSEAAAEGAVDAPAEEDCGDCVKCEKDPLDQPERKHDIRPAAESRPAENAVAQNPQANATVMQITSQVRAGAASGAAAVPSATFTAAAPLHHPVTVNY from the exons ATGAATCCGGAGCATCACAATATCAATACGGGTGGCGGCCAGCCCCCAGGAAACTCGGAG CAATCGCAGCAAACGACGAATGTGACCCCAACGAGTTCTGCAACGGACCTACGAGTGAACTCTGCTGCAGTGAACGTCGCTTTGTCTAGCGTCGCGAAATATTGGGTGTTTACAAATTTGTTCCCGGGTCCCATACCGCAAGTTTCGGTTTACGGGCTTCCCACCGGAACGCGCATAGAAAATGGAAAACCAGTGCAG GATATTGGCCAAGCCCATGCAAGCATACTTAATGGAGACCCAAACATCATACTTGGACACCACGCAGGACAGTCGCAAGTCACTGTCTCAGCAGCGCAACAGTTACCACAGATCATTGCTACGCAAACACAATCCCATG ATTTGGCCCATGTACAGCAACAAGAGCTAGCATCTCAACAGGGCTCGGGCACAACCCAGGTCACCGTGAGCCCGGGTCAAACCACTCACCAGGTATCCAATAACCGGGTCGAGTTTGTACACCATAACATTGATATG GATCATCATTTACAGCAACACATAATGCAACAACAGCTGATGGCCGCAACGCGCCCTGAACACTCCAATCAACAG ATCCAGCTGACAGTGAGCGAGGATGGCATCGTCACAGTAGTGGACCCTGGAGGGGGAAAGCTCGTGGACAAAGAGGAATTACATGAAGCTATCAAAATGCCTTCAGACCACACCCTCACTGTGCACCAGTTACAGCAAATCGTTGGGCAACAG GTGTTAGAAAACGTGGTCCGCATCGAGCAAGCGACCGGCGAGCCGGCCAATATCTTAGTAACGCAGAACCCAGACGGAACCACGTCCATCGAAGCCAGTGCGGCCGATCCACTTGCCGTCGTGAAGGACGAAAAAAGTTCCAAAATAGAGACCGCGCATTTCGCGCTACCAGCTGAAATAAAAGACCTCAAGGGCATTGATTTGAAG AGTGTAGGAGCGATGGGGATGGAAGGAGCGGTGGTGAAGATATCAGCGGGTGCTTCCGAGCACGATATGCACGCCATGTACAAAGTCAATGTAGAGGATTTGTCACAGCTACTGGCTTACCACGAAGTCTTTGGTAAACTCAATACCGACGGCCAGCCACAAGCTAAA GTGATAGGCGAAGTGGAAGTAGAAGCGGGAACGAGCGCGGCTATGTCGGCGGAAGAGTCCTCACCTGGTCACCACGCCTGTGATATTTGCGGGAAGATATTCCAGTTCCGTTACCAACTTATTGTTCATAG ACGATACCACGGCGAGCGGAAACCCTTCACGTGTCAAGTTTGTGGATCGGCCTTTGCGAATCCTGTTGAACTATCAAGACACGGGAAATGCCATCTTG CCGGTGATCCAGCCGATAGGACGGCTAAAAGGTTGACCCAGGACAAACCCTATGCGTGCACGACTTGCCATAAAACGTTCGCGCGCAAAGAACACCTAGACAACCACGTACGAAGTCACACCGGAGAAACTCCATACAG GTGTCAATTTTGCGCCAAAACGTTTACGCGCAAAGAACACATGGTCAACCATGTCCGCAAACACACAGGCGAGACTCCGCACCGCTGTGACATCTGCAAGAAAAGCTTCACCAGGAAGGAACACTTTATGAACCACGTCATGTGGCACACTG GTGAAACTCCACATCATTGTACAATATGCGGCAAGAAGTATACTAGGAAGGAGCATTTAACCAACCATATGCGATCCCATACAAACGATACCCCGTTCCGCTGCGAACTCTGTGGGAAGTCTTTCACGAGAAAGGAACACTTCACCAATCACATATTGTGGCATACTG GTGAAACGCCGCATCGCTGCGACTTCTGCTCCAAAACGTTCACACGCAAGGAGCATCTACTCAACCACGTTCGACAACACACTGGCGAGTCCCCGCATCGTTGCAACTACTGCTCGAAGTCATTCACGCGCCGCGAACATCTTGTCAATCATGTGCGGCAACACACGGGAGAAACACCCTTCCAGTGCGGATACTGCCCCAAAGCGTTCACGAGGAAAGACCATCTAG TGAACCACGTCAGACAACACACGGGCGAATCTCCTCACAAGTGCTCGTTCTGTACTAAATCCTTCACTCGCAAAGAGCACCTGACAAACCACGTAAGGCAACACACCGGAGAATCGCCCCACAGATGCACCTACTGCGCAAAATCCTTCACCAGGAAGGAGCATCTTAATAATCACGTTAG ACAGCACACGGGCGAAACTCCGCACAAATGTACGTTCTGCCCGAAGGCGTACTCTCGTAAGGAGCATCTGAACAACCACATCCGGCAACATACTGGCGACGCGCCGCACTCCTGTTCCTATTGCAACAAGAGTTTCTCCAGGAAGGAACATCTTGTCAATCATATTCG GCAACACACGGGCGAGACCCCATTCAAGTGCACGTACTGTTCCAAGTCGTTCTCGCGCAAGGAACACCTCACGAATCACGTGCACCTGCACACCGGGGAAACGCCGCACAAATGCCCCTTTTGTACCAAAACCTTCTCCCGGAAGGAGCATCTCACTAATCACGTCAG AATACACACGGGTGAATCCCCACATCGATGCGAATTCTGTCACAAGACGTTCACACGGAAAGAGCACTTGACCAACCATCTCAAGCAGCACACGGGAGACACGCCCCACGCTTGCAAAGTCTGCTCTAAGCCTTTCACTCGCAAGGAGCATCTTGTTGCGCATATGAG ATCGCACAGTTGCGGCGAACGGCCGTTCAGTTGCGGCGAGTGCGGCAAGTCGTTCCCATTGAAAGGCAATTTGCTGTTCCACGAGCGATCGCACAACAAAAACGGCACCGGCGCGCGGCCCTTCCGCTGCGACATCTGTTCCAAGGATTTCATGTGCAAAG GTCATTTGGCGTCCCACCGGCGCACGCACAGCGAGGCGGCGGCGGAGGGCGCGGTCGACGCGCCCGCCGAGGAGGACTGCGGCGACTGCGTCAAGTGCGAGAAGGACCCGCTCGACCAGCCCGAGCGGAAACACGACATCAG aCCAGCAGCAGAAAGCAGACCTGCTGAGAACGCCGTAGCACAAAATCCCCAAGCTAATGCAACTGTGATGCAAATTACCAGTCAA GTGCGGGCTGGCGCCGCGTCGGGCGCGGCCGCGGTCCCGAGCGCCACGTTCACGGCCGCCGCGCCGCTGCACCACCCGGTCACCGTCAACTACTaa